A DNA window from Oscarella lobularis chromosome 8, ooOscLobu1.1, whole genome shotgun sequence contains the following coding sequences:
- the LOC136189957 gene encoding dolichyl pyrophosphate Man9GlcNAc2 alpha-1,3-glucosyltransferase-like, giving the protein MTSSEKEIDSHWSCWVLSLLVSLLVRIGVSLHPYSGASKGPMYGDFEAQRHWMEITYNLPISHWYENGTDNNLLYWGLDYPPLTAYHSWFCGYIANVINPQWVALHSSRGFETLDHKRFMRYTVFLVDLLIYIPALFFFCIRCVKKTKDHQVPKVLLFFIMLLQPATLLIDHGHFQYNCVSLGFALWAIICIENGNDILASIAFSCALNYKQMELYHSFPFFFYLLGRCWSESTFHKRMTKFFYLGLSVLLTFILCWLPFLGNVNSALQVVHRLFPVARGLFEDKVANVWCSLSVIVKLKHLFSGDQLLRICFVTTLLSLLPSSINLVRKPTFEKFLLSLMNSSLSFFLFSFQVHEKSILLAALIATLLLPYGPFPSVWFLIIATSSMYPLFLKDGLTWAYLGVVTLFLVFSLTTFRLFPDRLSKLLFSTSICGMGLLHVGYHFVPPPHFYPDLYPVLISIYSCLHFLLFLAYFHYVQFGLETKNCIYWSSMKSQIKKDD; this is encoded by the exons atgacgtcgtcggagaaGGAAATCGACAGTCACTGGTCGTGCTGGGTTTTATCTCTGCTCGTCAGTCTTCTCGTTCGCATCGGCGTCTCTCTTCATCCTTATTCAG GCGCTTCAAAAGGACCTATGTACGGAGATTTTGAAGCTCAGAGACATTGGATGGAGATAACATATAATTTACCTATTTCTCACTGGTACGAAAATGGAACGGACAACAATCTTCTCTATTGGGGTCTAGACTATCCACCTTTGACGGCATATCACAGCTGGTTCTGCGGATACAt TGCAAACGTGATCAATCCTCAATGGGTGGCACTTCACTCGTCTCGAGGATTTGAAACTCTTGACCACAAACGTTTTATGAGATACACCG TTTTTCTTGTGGATTTACTGATATATATTCCtgctttgtttttcttttgcatcCGCTGTgtgaagaagacaaaagatCATCAAGTGCCCAAAGTGCTACTCTTTTTCATTATGTTGCTCCAGCCAGCCACTCTTTTGATTGATCACGGTCATTTCCA gtaCAACTGTGTCAGTTTAGGATTTGCTCTTTGGGCAATTATTTGTATTGAAAATGGAAACGATATTCTGGCATCAATTGCTTTTTCTTGTGCTCTCAATTACAAACAAATGGAACTCTATCATTCctttccctttttcttttacctaTTGGGTCGTTGTTGGTCAGAATCAACATTCCACAAAAG GATGacaaaatttttctatttgggCCTCAGTGTTCTGCTCACCTTTATTTTATG CTGGTTACCGTTCCTGGGAAATGTAAATTCAGCACTGCAAGTTGTCCATCGACTTTTCCCCGTTGCAAGAGGACTTTTTGAG GACAAAGTAGCTAATGTGTGGTGCTCTCTTTCTGTAATTGTGAAATTAAAACATCTCTTTTCTGGGGATCAGCTCCTTCGCATTTG TTTTGTTACAACGTTACTAAGTCTTCTTCCTTCGTCTATCAATCTCGTCAGAAAACCTACTTTCGAAAAGTTTCTCCTCTCTTTG ATGAATTCGTCtctgtctttctttctcttctcgtttcaagtccacgaaaaatcaattttgcTTGCTGCTCT CATTGCAACGTTGCTTTTGCCTTACGGTCCTTTTCCATCCGTTTGGTTTCTTATTATTGCTACATCTAG CATGTATCCATTGTTTCTAAAAGACGGTCTTACGTGGGCATATTTGGGAGTGGTGACTTTgtttctcgtcttttctcttaccacttttcgtctctttcctGACAGACTCTCCAAATTATTA tTTTCGACTTCAATTTGTGGAATGGGATTGCTTCATGTTGGCTATCACTTCGTTCCACCGCCACATTTTTATCCCGATCTTTATCCCGTTTTGATTTCCATCTATTCTTGTCTTCACTTTCTGCTCTTTCTCGCCTATTTTCACTACGTCCAATTTGGACTTGAAACGAAGAATTGCATCTACTGGTCGTCGATGAAGAGTCAAatcaaaaaagacgattaG
- the LOC136189963 gene encoding ribosome production factor 1-like — MMLKNKQRRQELYRKEKKIKKKEKRERQAKRKREAEEEMEGEETAPPPKQKPKTIESMRVRDETIVEENDEEVLADEKTDELSAYFDQKTTPKVLLTSNAKCHLRTVKFMEELLDTIPNCEFRRRKIVDVKKVIEQAKDHQFTDVIVVNEDRKQPNGIFLCHLPDGPTAHFKLTSVKLSEQIRRHGRRTHHKPEVLLNNFSTRLGHTVGRMLVALFPQRPQFKGRSAVTFHNQRDYIFFRHHRYIFKNEKRVGMQELGPRFTLKLRSLQRGTFDSKHGEFIWIHRRKEMDTSRRKFHL, encoded by the exons ATGATGCTAAAGAATAAGCAGAGACGACAGGAACTCTATCgtaaagagaagaagataaaaaagaaagagaagagagaaaggcaGGCGAAGAGGAAACGAGAAGCGGAGGAAGAAATGGAAGGAGAAGAG ACTGCTCCACCTCCCAAGCAAAAGCCGAAGACGATTGAAAGTATGAGGGTTCGCGATGAGACGATCGTTGAGGAGAACGATGAAGAG GTTTTGGCTGATGAAAAGACCGATGAATTGTCTGCTTATTTCGATCAAAAAACGACGCCTAAAGTGCTTCTAACGAGCAATGCAAAATGTCATCTC AGAACGGTCAAATTCATGGAAGAACTTCTCGACACAATTCCCAATTGCgagtttcgtcgacgaaaaatcgtcgacgtcaaaaaagtgATTGAGCAAGCGAAAGATCATCAAttcactgacgtcatcgtcgtcaacgaagaTAGAAAACAACCAA ATGGAATATTTTTGTGTCATCTACCTGATGGCCCAACAGCTCatttcaaattgacgtcagtcaAACTGAGTGAACAAATAAGA CGTCATGGCAGACGAACTCATCATAAACCGGAAGTtctattaaataattttagtACGCGATTGGGTCATACTGTGGGTCGTATGCTCGTCGCTCTTTTTCCTCAACGTCCCCAATTCAAGGGGAGAAGTGCCGTCACGTTTCATAATCAAAGAGACTATATCTTCTTTCGACATCATCGATatattttcaaaaatgaaaagaggGTTGGAATGCAAGAATTGGGTCCGAGATTCACTCTCAAATTGCGTTCGCTTCAAAGGGGAACATTCGATTCAAAACACGGCGAATTTATTTGGATTCATAGG CGCAAAGAAATGGATACGAGTCGGCGCAAATTTCATTTATGA
- the LOC136189967 gene encoding ras-like protein rasD, whose translation MSSAVLANGGAAKSVTATSASKRGKFGSLTTSSVAPITLCVVGSGGVGKSCVTLRYLKDEFVEYYDPTVEESYFKEVEYGSQVFDVEIVDTAGQDEFSAFRNTALSHGDAFLVLFAINSPFSWQEVKRLREQILREHEDEDELPMVIVGNKKDLESTRSIPFDEIVTYCRSIHCPFIETSAKTGLNITEAFQLLMEQIKLVNPDLLEHQLKLLSLRHQAANQGVATTKNGSQQQKCIVS comes from the exons ATGTCCTCCGCAGTTCTAGCAAACGGAGGGGCGGCGAAGAGCGTCACTGCGACTAGCGCAAGTAAGAGAGGAAAGTTTGGATCGTTGACAACGTCGTCTGTCGCTCCTATAACGCTGTGCGTCGTGGGAAGCGGCGGAGTTGGAAAAAGCTGTGTTACGCTGCGATATTTGaaagacgaattcgtcgag TACTACGATCCAACAGTGG AAGAGAGCTATTTTAAAGAG gtgGAATATGGTAGTCAAGTATTTGACGTTGAAATCGTGGATACAGCGGGTCAAGACGAATTCTCGGCTTTTCGAAATACGGCTCTATCGCACGGCGACGcctttctcgttctctttgcaATCAATTCGCCTTTCAGTTGGCAGGAAGTGAAGCGACTTCGAGAACAAATTCTACGCGAacacgaagacgaagacgaactaCCCATGGTCATTGTGGGAAATAAAAAGgatctcgaatcgacgcgatcgattCCTTTCGATGAAATCGTCACCTATTGTCGTTCCATTCATTGTCCCTTCATAGAAACATCAGCCAAG ACTGGACTCAATATAACGGAAGCCTTTCAGCTTCTCATGGAACAAATTAAACTAGTCAATCccgatcttttagaacatCAATTGAAATTGTTATCATTACGACATCAAGCAGCCAATCAAGgagtggcgacgacgaaaaacggttcacaacaacaaaaatGCATCGTATCATAA